The proteins below come from a single Mytilus edulis chromosome 5, xbMytEdul2.2, whole genome shotgun sequence genomic window:
- the LOC139524184 gene encoding D-aspartate oxidase-like, giving the protein MDNNQRKSIAVLGAGVVGLSTAINIQKLYPRAEVTIIADKFNYETTSDGAAGIFRPTSIKTNGDLAIIRKWCKDSFKWYHSIWKSEEAPKAGVHRVGGYLYGREECEAHTPLYCYETRKLSKDELSGLTGDPRYGYFSDTLMIECRRYLPWLLQWFHKNGGKTRIEKIESLSQIVNQYDIYVNCLGLGARELFEDKEMFPVRGHLIRVQAPWVKNAYFADTSTYIYPGQDDVVLGGTRHVGEESLDYSEDTFNDVLHRCCQILPGLKSAPIVRKWVGIRPHRTSIRTEIELKKVGGHIMKVVHNVGHGGDGVALSWGSAISAAKLVAQILYSDVAISRSKL; this is encoded by the exons ATGGATAACAATCAGAGAAAATCGATCGCTGTTTTAGGAGCCGGTGTCGTAGGTTTGTCTACGGCGATCAATATACAGAAACTCTACCCCCGGGCAGAGGTGACCATTATTGCTGACAAATTTAATTATGAAACGACAAGTGATGGGGCTGCAGGAATATTCAGACCAACCAGTATCAAAACTAACGGGGATTTGGCAATAATTAG GAAGTGGTGTAAAGATTCTTTCAAATGGTACCATAGTATCTGGAAATCCGAGGAAGCCCCTAAGGCAGGAGTACATCGTGTTGGAGGATATTTGTATGGAAGAGAAGAATGCGAGGCTCAT ACTCCACTGTATTGTTATGAGACAAGGAAGTTGTCAAAAGATGAATTAAGCGGTCTTACAGGCGACCCAAG atatggATATTTTAGTGACACCTTGATGATTGAATGTCGACGGTATTTGCCATGGTTACTTCAATG GTTTCATAAAAATGGCGGAAAAACAAGAATCGAGAAAATAGAGTCCCTTTCACAA ATTGTAAACCAGTACGATATTTACGTCAACTGTCTTGGACTTGGAGCCAGAGAATTGTTTGAAGACAAAGAAATGTTTCCTGTCAGAGGACATCTCATAaga GTACAAGCACCATGGGTGAAGAATGCTTATTTTGCGGACACCTCAACATACATATATCCCGg ACAAGACGATGTTGTGTTAGGAGGTACAAGACATGTAGGAGAGGAGTCTTTAGATTACAGTGAAGATACATTTAACGACGTCTTACACAGATGTTGTCAAATATTACCAGGTCTTAAG AGTGCTCCGATTGTGAGGAAATGGGTGGGAATAAGACCACACCGGACCTCAATCCGAACAGAGATAGAACTTAAAAAGGTTGGAGGTCATATCATGAag GTAGTTCACAATGTCGGACACGGAGGAGATGGTGTCGCCCTGAGTTGGGGGAGTGCGATATCTGCTGCCAAACTAGTTGCACAGATCCTTTACTCAGATGTCGCAATCTCAAGATCAAAATTATAA